The Deinococcus sp. Leaf326 genomic interval GGTGCAGCTCGACCTCTCGCCGACCGACCCGCTCGCCCTGAACGCGCCGCCGCCCAGTTTCGCCATCACCTACGTGGGCCGCAGCCTCGCGGGCGTTCACGATACGGTCAGTACCCTCCAGAGCGTCCTGGCCCTGCTGTTCGTGACGGGGCTGCTCATGGCGGGGGTAGGGGCCTACGTACTGGCGGGACAGGCGCTGCGCCCGCTGCGGCAGGTGCGCCAGGCGGCCGAGCGCATCGGCGGGCAGACCCTGACCGAGCGCGTGCCGGTGCCGCAGACCCACGACGAGGTCGAGGCGCTCGCCGGGTCGCTCAATGCGATGCTCGACCGTCTGGAAAGCAGTTTCGAGGCCCAGCGCCGCTTCACGAGCGACGCCAGCCACGAGCTGCGCACGCCGGTCACGGCCATCAGTGGGCACGCGAGCTACCTGCTGCGCCGCACGCAGCCGACCGGGCAGCAGCGCGAGAGCCTGGGCATCATCGTGCGCGAGTCCGAAAGGTTGACCAACCTCATCGCCAGCCTGCTGCAACTCGCGCGCTCGGACAGCGGCGTGGTGAACCTCACGCGCCAGCCGGTGTTCTCGGGTCTGTTTCTGGGTGAGGTGGCGCGCGAACTCGCTCCGCTGGCGAGCGGCCAGAACACGGCCCTTACGGCGGCCGGTCCCGACATCCCCTTCGAGGGAGACCCCGACCGGCTCAAGCAGGTCATCATCAATCTCGTGGGCAACGCCCTGAAGGCGGGCGCGCAGAACGTCACCATGTCGAGCAGTGCCGAGGAAGATGGACGCGAGGTGCGTCTGAGCGTGCGCGACGACGGCCCCGGTATTCCCGCTGAGCATCTGGCGCGGCTGTTCGACCGCTTCTACCGCGTCGAGGACAGCCGCAGCCGGGACCAGGGCGGCGCGGGCCTGGGCCTGAGTATCGCCCGCAGCATCGTGGACGCCCACGGCGGCCGCATCTGGCTCGAGAGCGAGGTCGGCCGGGGCACCACGGCCCACGTACAGTTGCCGGTGGGCAACGTGCCGGTGCTGGACGACGACGACGTGCCGTGAAATCACTTGGGGGTTGACCGGAACACCTGACTGCCGGCTCCCTACCCCAGCATCAGCGCGTTGAGTTCCTCCATGAGCGACTCGCCCTCGGTCGTCGTGCGGGCGACCACGAAGATGGTGTCCTCGCCGGCGATGGTCCCCACGATGTCGTCGCGCTGCCAGCGGTCGAGCAGCAGGGCGACCCCGCTGGCGTGGCCCTCGGCGGTGCGGATCACCAGCAGGTTCTCGCCCCGGTCCACGTCCTGCACGAAGTTCTGAAACAGGCGGGTCAGTTGTTCCTCGACGTTGGCGTGCGCGCCGTACTGCGCCAGGGCGTAGCGGTGGCGGCCCTTGCCGATGGGCAACCGGACCAGCCGCAGTTCGTTGATGTCGCGGCTCACGGTCGCCTGCGTCACCTGAATGCCCTCGGCCCGCAGCAGACCCACCAGGTCGGCCTGTGTCGAGACGCTCTCGCGCATGATGATGTCCTGTATCCGTTTCTGGCGCTGGTCCTTGCTGAGCATCGCGCCATGTTATGTATAGAGAGTGAATAAAGCAAACGCCCCGGCCGGCGGAGCCGGGGCTGTGCTGGCCGGTCAGTCCCGTAGGCGCCGCGCCTCACCGAGCAGGCGGCGGGCGACTTCACGCTTGCTCGTGCGTGGCCAGGCCTCGTGGGTGCCGTCGGGGCGCACGAGCGTGACCTCGTTGTCGTCGCCGCCGAACCCCGTTCCCTCGCGGGTGGGGTAGTTCAGCAGGATGAAGTCGGCGTTCTTGCGCGCGGCCTTGGCGGCGGCCCGTTCGATCCCGGCGTGGGTTTCCATCGCAAAGCCGACGAGCAGGCGGTTGCCCTTTTCCCGGCCGAGCTCGGCCAGGATGTCGGGGTTCGGCGTGAGGTGGACCGTCACGTCGCCGGCCACCTTGGCCTGTTTCTCATGGGCCTGTTCGGCAGCGCGGTAGTCGGCCACTGCCGCGGTCATGACCACGAGGTCGGCGCCGCGCGCGGCCTCCAGTACGGCCGTCCTCAGCTCCAGCGCCGACTCGATGGCCACGGTCCGCACCCCGGCGGGCGGCGGCAGATTGACCGGGCCGCTGACCAGGGTCACGTCGGCGCCCCGGTCACGGGCCTCCTCGGCGACCGCGTAGCCCATCTTGCCGCTGCTGGGGTTGCTGATAAAGCGCACCGGGTCGAGGTACTCACGCGTCGGCCCGGCCGAGATGACCACCCGCCAGCCCGCGAGGTCCTGCGCCCTGAGCGGCGCGGCAGGGGAGAGCAGGGCCAGCGCCGCCGCCGCGATGTCCTCCGGCTCGGCCATGCGGCCCACGCCCCGGCCCTCGCCCAGCGTACCGAAGGCCCCGGTTTCCGGCCCCAAAAAGGTGTGGCCCCAGCCGCGCAGCGCCGCCGCATTGGCCTGCACGGCGGGATGGCGCCACATCCGCTCGTTCATGGCGGGCACC includes:
- the argR gene encoding arginine repressor — translated: MLSKDQRQKRIQDIIMRESVSTQADLVGLLRAEGIQVTQATVSRDINELRLVRLPIGKGRHRYALAQYGAHANVEEQLTRLFQNFVQDVDRGENLLVIRTAEGHASGVALLLDRWQRDDIVGTIAGEDTIFVVARTTTEGESLMEELNALMLG
- the coaBC gene encoding bifunctional phosphopantothenoylcysteine decarboxylase/phosphopantothenate--cysteine ligase CoaBC, which codes for MSLPDSGPHAPAEAAPTVLVIVGGSMAAVKAPSVLRRLRERGAQVQVVATPAALEFITELSLATAAGGAVATEATWFAARPDAQHLTLARADAVVVVGASADLLARAAGGHAGDLAAATLLSVTGPVLWVPAMNERMWRHPAVQANAAALRGWGHTFLGPETGAFGTLGEGRGVGRMAEPEDIAAAALALLSPAAPLRAQDLAGWRVVISAGPTREYLDPVRFISNPSSGKMGYAVAEEARDRGADVTLVSGPVNLPPPAGVRTVAIESALELRTAVLEAARGADLVVMTAAVADYRAAEQAHEKQAKVAGDVTVHLTPNPDILAELGREKGNRLLVGFAMETHAGIERAAAKAARKNADFILLNYPTREGTGFGGDDNEVTLVRPDGTHEAWPRTSKREVARRLLGEARRLRD
- a CDS encoding cell wall metabolism sensor histidine kinase WalK, whose protein sequence is MHLTLRWRLTLLYTALLAFLLGLVAVAALLLMQRSLLGNVDSAISDSYRQFTSLVNQLGLDNPQSASQRDVDGLLPRARVLFPNDVIQIEDLVFYDRDWLIQALGPAGTAEQRRENLTYVRRLMDSRRQVVAGLLPTQPLRLSDAELTQLVESPGGRITLTREIQNAFGAQADTPTTYRVQVTLGPVQLDLSPTDPLALNAPPPSFAITYVGRSLAGVHDTVSTLQSVLALLFVTGLLMAGVGAYVLAGQALRPLRQVRQAAERIGGQTLTERVPVPQTHDEVEALAGSLNAMLDRLESSFEAQRRFTSDASHELRTPVTAISGHASYLLRRTQPTGQQRESLGIIVRESERLTNLIASLLQLARSDSGVVNLTRQPVFSGLFLGEVARELAPLASGQNTALTAAGPDIPFEGDPDRLKQVIINLVGNALKAGAQNVTMSSSAEEDGREVRLSVRDDGPGIPAEHLARLFDRFYRVEDSRSRDQGGAGLGLSIARSIVDAHGGRIWLESEVGRGTTAHVQLPVGNVPVLDDDDVP